Below is a window of Poecile atricapillus isolate bPoeAtr1 chromosome 2, bPoeAtr1.hap1, whole genome shotgun sequence DNA.
cctttggaattctTCCCAGGAATCCGGGAATTTTCTCCATTAAACACCTCGAGATTTCTTGGGAATAAAAACCTCAAATTCCCCATTGGAAAACTGGATAAAAAATCCaaggaattctctggaaaacGAGGCGGATTCCCGGTTCCGCTTCCtaaaacttcccaaaattccaagtTTTTTTAGCTCCGGCCTTTTGTGCTTCCAGCTTTTCgatttttccaaggaaaagcaggaaggggAAGCTCCCCTGGGAAAATCCGATGGAATTCCGGGtgggaattcccaattttcccattcccattttttctcagGATGATTCCAGCCAGATTCGGCTCCGAGTTTTTCATGCAATCGATCCCCAATggaattttcatggaaaaaattcTCAATTTCATGGAATTTACCTTTGGAAGAGCCAAACCCAGCTCCggattccagggaattccatggaattcagcaggaattcccaaaaaaaaaaaaagctggaaaagctggagctgggagagctcaggaattcccgtttttcctcTTCCAGGTTTGATCCacagggaattttttccctgagCGAGGCTCAGAATCCGtaaaaaaatccaggattttcCTTCAGCTTGGATGGgttttcccaaattcctccgAACTCTGGGAATTTCTCCCTCATTCCCGAATTTCCGTTGGATTAAAGCTCCAAATCCTTTGGAATAAAGgtgggaaaatcgggaattccCAGCAGGGCCGTGTTCATCACTgcttccagctccagctccaacAAGAATTCCATTAAATTCCACAAATTCCATGAAATTCCACTAAATTCAACAAGAATTCCACGAAATTCCAcaaattccatggaattccactAAATTCAACAAGAATTCCATGAAATTCCAcaaattccatggaattccacaaaattccacaaattccATGAAATTCCACTAAATTCAACAAGAATTCCATTAAATTCCAcaaattccatggaattccacgGAATTCATCAGCTGCACCTGGAAAAGTCACAGAATTCCCGTCATTCCAACACCAGAGgagggaatttttttcagaatctgtaaaaaaatccaggattttcCTTCAGCTTGGATGGGTTTTCCCGAATTCCTCCAAACTGTGGGAATTTCTCCCTCATTCCCGAATTTCTGTTGGATTAAAGCTCCAAATCTTTGGAATAAAGgcgggaaaattgggaattcccGTGTCCATTGCTGCTTCCAGCTCCGGCTTCAACAGGAATTCCATGAAATTCCACAAATTCCATGAAATTCCATGAAATTCCACTAAATTCAACAAGAATTCCATTAAATTCCAcaaattccatggaattccacagaattcctcagctgctcccgGAAAAGGCGTGGAATTCCCATCATTCCAACACCAGaggagggaattttttttagaatccGTAAAAAAACCCTGGGATTTTCCTTCAGCTGGGACGGCTTTTCCCGAATTCCTCCGGGAATTGGGAATCTTGGGAATCTCGGGAATGTCGGGAATGGGGAATTCCCAGCAGGGCGGTGTCcaaggccttttccagcctccGGAGCAGCTCCGGAGGGGGCGGAGAAggggccgggagccgctggaaTTCCCGGTTGGCGATGAAGGAGCGAAGCACCGCGGCCAAACGCTGCAGGTCAAACACGGCATCAGGAATTCCCAACGCCGGAACGGAGCCGCGGGAATGCTGGCTGGGAACAGAACTTTGGGAATTCTGGCTGGGAACAGAActtcgggaattctggggagtTTCCAGGGTGGGAACAGAactttgggaattctgtggaatttcCAGGCCAGATacagaattttgggaattctgcagCGTTTCCAAACTGGGAacagaattttgggaattctggggaattcCCAGGGTGGGAACAGAactttgggaattctggggagtTTCCAAGGTGGGAATGGATCCTCGGGAATTCTGTGGAGtttccaggctgggaacagattcttgggaattctggggaattcCTAAAGTGGGAACGGAGCCGTGGGAATTCAGGCTGGGAACAGAactttgggaattctgtggagTTTCCAAGGTGGAAACAGAACCTTGGGAATTCTGCGGAATTTCCAAGGCAGGAacagaattttgggaattctggggaattcCCAGGGTGGGAACAGAactttgggaattctgtggagTTTCCAACATGGGAACAGATtcttgggaattctggggagtTTCCAGGGTGGGAACAGAACTTTGGGAATTCAGGCTGAGAacggatttttgggaattctggggagtTCCCAAAGTGGGAACGGAtccttgggaattctggggagtTTCCAAGGCGGGAACAGAACTTTGGGAATTCTGCGGCGTTCCCAGGCCGGTTGCGGATCCGGGGGAATTTTCCCAGGATGAGCATTCCCGGTTTTCCAGCAGCGCCAGGCGGCTCTCGGCCAGCAGCCGCAGGAAGTTGTAGAATTCCGGGAAGTCGATGCCGGTGCAggatttcagcagcagctggaaaaaagggaaaagggattgGGAAtgagagaggggaaaatcccGGCTGGAATGGGGGAGAATTGggttaaattaaattaaatta
It encodes the following:
- the JMJD4 gene encoding 2-oxoglutarate and iron-dependent oxygenase JMJD4 isoform X2 is translated as MDRETLDFSTAFFQDFENSPEDFPGDRVDFIDKSDSFTYSQFFRDYLLPNRPCVFSAEFTKDWSSRKFWVTQDGKPNLERLLQEFQGAAPVPVANCDRREYNSHPKELLPFPEFVEYWREFISNGHRSSRGCLYLKDWHLSRAFPEREFYSIPVYFSSDWLNEYWDAVGADDFRFVYMGPKGSCWSANVCGRKRWLLYPPGEERFLTDIHGNLPFDLTAPEFRDPRIYPRSGRARAPLEIIQEAGEIVFVPSGWHHQVHNLEDTISINHNWLNGCSVGRMWRFLREELGAVRRELSRWHGPDRHDPLQCQLLLKSCTGIDFPEFYNFLRLLAESRLALLENRECSSWENSPGSATGLGTPQNSQSSVPALETPQNSQGSVPTLGTPQNSQKSVLSLNSQSSVPTLETPQNSQESVPMLETPQNSQSSVPTLGIPQNSQNSVPALEIPQNSQGSVSTLETPQNSQSSVPSLNSHGSVPTLGIPQNSQESVPSLETPQNSRGSIPTLETPQNSQSSVPTLGIPQNSQNSVPSLETLQNSQNSVSGLEIPQNSQSSVPTLETPQNSRSSVPSQNSQSSVPSQHSRGSVPALGIPDAVFDLQRLAAVLRSFIANREFQRLPAPSPPPPELLRRLEKALDTALLGIPHSRHSRDSQDSQFPEEFGKSRPS
- the JMJD4 gene encoding 2-oxoglutarate and iron-dependent oxygenase JMJD4 isoform X4, encoding MDRETLDFSTAFFQDFENSPEDFPGDRVDFIDKSDSFTYSQFFRDYLLPNRPCVFSAEFTKDWSSRKFWVTQDGKPNLERLLQEFQGAAPVPVANCDRREYNSHPKELLPFPEFVEYWREFISNGHRSSRGCLYLKDWHLSRAFPEREFYSIPVYFSSDWLNEYWDAVGADDFRFVYMGPKGSWTPFHADVFRSYSWSANVCGRKRWLLYPPGEERFLTDIHGNLPFDLTAPEFRDPRIYPRSGRARAPLEIIQEAGEIVFVPSGWHHQVHNLEDTISINHNWLNGCSVGRMWRFLREELGAVRRELSRWHGPDRHDPLQCQLLLKSCTGIDFPEFYNFLRLLAESRLALLENRECSSWENSPGSATGLGTPQNSQSSVPALETPQNSQGSVPTLGTPQNSQKSVLSLNSQSSVPTLETPQNSQESVPMLETPQNSQSSVPTLGIPQNSQNSVPALEIPQNSQESVPSLETPQNSRGSIPTLETPQNSQSSVPTLGIPQNSQNSVPSLETLQNSQNSVSGLEIPQNSQSSVPTLETPQNSRSSVPSQNSQSSVPSQHSRGSVPALGIPDAVFDLQRLAAVLRSFIANREFQRLPAPSPPPPELLRRLEKALDTALLGIPHSRHSRDSQDSQFPEEFGKSRPS
- the JMJD4 gene encoding 2-oxoglutarate and iron-dependent oxygenase JMJD4 isoform X3, encoding MDRETLDFSTAFFQDFENSPEDFPGDRVDFIDKSDSFTYSQFFRDYLLPNRPCVFSAEFTKDWSSRKFWVTQDGKPNLERLLQEFQGAAPVPVANCDRREYNSHPKELLPFPEFVEYWREFISNGHRSSRGCLYLKDWHLSRAFPEREFYSIPVYFSSDWLNEYWDAVGADDFRFVYMGPKGSWTPFHADVFRSYSWSANVCGRKRWLLYPPGEERFLTDIHGNLPFDLTAPEFRDPRIYPRSGRARAPLEIIQEAGEIVFVPSGWHHQVHNLEDTISINHNWLNGCSVGRMWRFLREELGAVRRELSRWHGPDRHDPLQCQLLLKSCTGIDFPEFYNFLRLLAESRLALLENRECSSWENSPGSATGLGTPQNSQSSVPALETPQNSQGSVPTLGTPQNSQKSVLSLNSQSSVPTLETPQNSQESVPMLETPQNSQSSVPTLGIPQNSQNSVPALEIPQNSQGSVSTLETPQNSQKSVPSLETPQNSRGSIPTLETPQNSQSSVPTLGIPQNSQNSVPSLETLQNSQNSVSGLEIPQNSQSSVPTLETPQNSRSSVPSQNSQSSVPSQHSRGSVPALGIPDAVFDLQRLAAVLRSFIANREFQRLPAPSPPPPELLRRLEKALDTALLGIPHSRHSRDSQDSQFPEEFGKSRPS
- the JMJD4 gene encoding 2-oxoglutarate and iron-dependent oxygenase JMJD4 isoform X1 translates to MDRETLDFSTAFFQDFENSPEDFPGDRVDFIDKSDSFTYSQFFRDYLLPNRPCVFSAEFTKDWSSRKFWVTQDGKPNLERLLQEFQGAAPVPVANCDRREYNSHPKELLPFPEFVEYWREFISNGHRSSRGCLYLKDWHLSRAFPEREFYSIPVYFSSDWLNEYWDAVGADDFRFVYMGPKGSWTPFHADVFRSYSWSANVCGRKRWLLYPPGEERFLTDIHGNLPFDLTAPEFRDPRIYPRSGRARAPLEIIQEAGEIVFVPSGWHHQVHNLEDTISINHNWLNGCSVGRMWRFLREELGAVRRELSRWHGPDRHDPLQCQLLLKSCTGIDFPEFYNFLRLLAESRLALLENRECSSWENSPGSATGLGTPQNSQSSVPALETPQNSQGSVPTLGTPQNSQKSVLSLNSQSSVPTLETPQNSQESVPMLETPQNSQSSVPTLGIPQNSQNSVPALEIPQNSQGSVSTLETPQNSQSSVPSLNSHGSVPTLGIPQNSQESVPSLETPQNSRGSIPTLETPQNSQSSVPTLGIPQNSQNSVPSLETLQNSQNSVSGLEIPQNSQSSVPTLETPQNSRSSVPSQNSQSSVPSQHSRGSVPALGIPDAVFDLQRLAAVLRSFIANREFQRLPAPSPPPPELLRRLEKALDTALLGIPHSRHSRDSQDSQFPEEFGKSRPS